The Palaemon carinicauda isolate YSFRI2023 chromosome 37, ASM3689809v2, whole genome shotgun sequence genome contains a region encoding:
- the LOC137629712 gene encoding neurotrophin 1-like yields the protein MSLRLLVLLAAVAAAAVGQHSSSYPRSSVSYGSNLGHQSPAYHPQPSYQPSTPYQQRPHKVPSPNYPRQSPACATKSNKPWCLEDEEYPTYNITHAANHHSEKLLTLYADVADLNTALSVNRPKTLKEETYLCPSKTSYVKPLRAQNTEGVWRIIINNIDVHYKKLTQTVRIEECLTAGDDCPKVPKCYDSKCLQKSVYHRFLVFDPYDAYFPFAIESFKLPASCACLLGAYTIDH from the exons ATGTCTCTGAGGCTTTTG GTGCTGTTGGCTGCAGTAGCAGCAGCGGCAGTTGGTCAGCACAGTTCATCCTACCCTAGATCCTCCGTTTCCTATGGGTCTAATTTAGGGCACCAATCCCCAGCGTACCATCCTCAGCCATCCTACCAGCCTAGCACTCCTTACCAACAGCGCCCTCACAAAGTGCCCAGTCCTAACTACCCACGCCAGTCTCCAGCCTGCGCAACGAAAAGTAATAAGCCTTGGTGCCTCGAGGACGAAGAATACCCAACTTACAACATCACACACGCTGCCAATCACCATTCGGAGAAGCTCCTCACTCTCTACGCCGACGTGGCAGACCTCAACACGGCCCTCTCAGTGAACCGACCCAAGACCCTGAAAGAGGAGACTTACCTCTGCCCCTCCAAAACTAGCTACGTGAAGCCCCTCAGGGCCCAGAACACTGAAGGCGTTTGGAGGATCATCATCAACAACATAGATGTCCATTACAAAAAGCTAACCCAGACGGTGCGCATTGAGGAGTGTCTCACAGCCGGAGACGATTGCCCAAAGGTTCCAAAATGTTACGACAGCAAGTGTCTTCAGAAATCCGTCTACCACCGGTTTCTGGTGTTCGATCCTTACGATGCATATTTCCCTTTCGCCATTGAGTCCTTCAAGCTGCCAGCTAGCTGTGCATGCCTTTTGGGCGCTTATACTATTGATCATTAA
- the LOC137629123 gene encoding neurotrophin 1-like: MAMRFVVSLAIAAIAFADKRPHPRPSYHPQPSYHQPAYHQPSYHPQPSYKHPEPAVPACAANTTKPWCLEDSEYPTYEIKHAAEYHYEKVLSVYADVADLNTALSVNRPKTLEEETYLCPSETAYVRPLRAVNTDGKWRVIVNNVDVHYETLTQTTRVEECLTSGDACPLVPDCYDSKCLQKSIYHRFLVYDPYDQYFPFAIETFKLPASCACLLGAFTIDH, encoded by the exons ATGGCTATGAGATTTGTG GTGTCTTTGGCTATAGCAGCCATTGCTTTTGCTGACAAACGCCCCCACCCAAGACCATCCTATCACCCACAACCTTCCTACCATCAACCAGCCTACCACCAACCTTCCTACCATCCTCAACCATCCTACAAGCACCCTGAGCCTGCAGTGCCAGCCTGCGCTGCCAACACCACGAAGCCCTGGTGCCTCGAGGATTCCGAATACCCAACCTACGAGATCAAGCATGCCGCCGAATACCACTACGAGAAGGTCCTGTCTGTGTACGCTGACGTAGCTGATCTGAACACAGCTCTGTCTGTGAACAGACCCAAGACCCTGGAGGAAGAGACCTACCTCTGCCCCTCTGAGACCGCCTACGTCAGACCACTTCGCGCCGTGAACACCGACGGCAAATGGAGAGTCATTGTAAACAACGTCGATGTCCATTACGAAACTCTCACCCAGACCACAAGAGTTGAAGAATGCTTGACCTCCGGCGATGCCTGTCCTCTCGTGCCTGACTGCTACGACTCCAAGTGTCTGCAGAAGTCCATCTACCACCGTTTCCTCGTCTACGATCCCTATGATCAGTACTTCCCCTTCGCTATTGAGACCTTCAAGCTGCCCGCAAGCTGTGCCTGTCTCTTGGGCGCCTTCACCATCGACCACTAA